In the genome of Quercus robur chromosome 3, dhQueRobu3.1, whole genome shotgun sequence, one region contains:
- the LOC126719255 gene encoding uncharacterized protein LOC126719255, producing MDDDTGLLLVLRAPFLLLLVGGQDRITSFAVQDNEFWLRHLIWLILQLSTTGFVFIQSIHQNRLWIPTLLLLFAGTIKYAEQIAALYLANSESFGISVLKEPNPGPNYEKLMRAYFTFEEMGLPTNFECLEDEEGRESQVGKFITPKVKEEKLKNRELVLYAYGLSNMYKGLVVNLMFSSSEHKENRDFFSKIDAEDTLRKLEIELNFFYDLLIHTKVAVATSKVGIISQCTSIGLVVAALSLFYREEKRGFQRFNVKVTYVVTLLQ from the coding sequence ATGGATGATGATACTGGTCTTCTTCTGGTGTTGCGGGCACCTTTTCTTCTATTACTGGTTGGTGGGCAGGACAGAATAACTTCTTTCGCTGTGCAGGATAATGAATTTTGGCTCAGGCACTTGATTTGGCTCATTCTCCAACTCTCCACCACTGGTTTTGTGTTTATTCAATCAATTCACCAAAACAGACTATGGATCCCAACACTTCTCCTCCTCTTTGCTGGAACCATCAAGTATGCTGAGCAGATCGCTGCATTGTATCTTGCAAATTCGGAAAGTTTTGGAATATCCGTACTTAAAGAACCAAACCCGGGACCCAATTATGAGAAATTAATGAGAGCATACTTCACGTTTGAAGAGATGGGTCTTCCTACAAACTTTGAATGTCTCGAAGACGAAGAAGGCAGAGAATCCCAGGTGGGCAAATTCATTACTCCAAAGGTGAAGGAAGAGAAGTTGAAAAACCGTGAGTTGGTGCTGTATGCTTATGGCTTGTCAAATATGTACAAGGGACTCGTTGTCAATCTCATGTTCAGCTCTAGTGAGCATAAGGAGAATCGAGACTTCTTCTCTAAAATAGATGCGGAAGATACATTGAGAAAATTAGAGATCGAACTCAACTTCTTTTATGATCTTCTAATCCATACCAAGGTGGCGGTGGCAACCTCCAAGGTAGGAATTATATCTCAGTGTACATCCATCGGGTTAGTTGTGGCAGCCTTGTCACTTTTCTACAGAGAAGAGAAACGAGGTTTCCAGAGGTTCAATGTTAAAGTGACCTATGTGGTAACTCTCCTCCAATGA
- the LOC126717082 gene encoding alpha-crystallin domain-containing protein 22.3, with protein MASSIRGGRSRSDNIEPDPLNPRQTVLHVAPLNSVPYIGPPTPHSYTASSPAKKNSETVEKVGPAMIFLPSLSTREEWNNAVAATKVGVALTGSAAMGKIGPVVGPMDIGESDDSYFFRVSLPGVTRDEKDFSCEVEPDGKIVIKGVTTTGEKIVCKNSQIFQMQSQNLCPPGHFSISFQLPGPVDNQQFSGSFGIDGILEGIVKKR; from the exons ATGGCTTCCTCTATCAG GGGTGGGAGATCTAGAAGTGACAATATTGAGCCAGACCCTTTAAATCCTAGGCAAACTGTTCTTCATGTGGCACCTCTCAATAGTGTGCCATACATTGGTCCACCTACACCACACAGCTATACTGCTTCATCACCAGCCAAAAAGAATAGTGAGACTGTGGAAAAAGTTGGGCCAGCTATGATATTTCTCCCTTCTCTTTCAACTCGAGAAGAGTGGAACAATGCTGTAGCTGCCACTAAAGTTGGGGTTGCACTGACTGGGAGTGCAGCTATGGGAAAGATAGGACCAGTTGTAGGACCAATGGACATTGGTGAATCTGATGATTCTTACTTTTTTCGTGTCTCCCTTCCGGGCGTAACAAGGGATGAGA AGGATTTCAGTTGTGAGGTTGAACCTGATGGAAAGATAGTTATAAAGGGAGTAACAACAACTGGTGAAAAAATAGTGTGCAAGAACTCCCAAATTTTTCAGATGCAATCACAGAATCTATGCCCACCAGGGCACTTCTCTATCTCATTCCAGCTGCCTGGTCCAGTTGACAACCAACAATTTTCTGGTTCTTTCGGAATTGATGGGATTTTGGAAGGTATTGTGAAGAAAAGGTGA